In the Kribbella sp. NBC_00482 genome, one interval contains:
- a CDS encoding ABC transporter ATP-binding protein — translation MSVLSIENLSIDYRAETTVHAVREVSLTLERGEILGLAGESGCGKSTLAYAITRLLKPPATITGGRVVFSSREGYDIDLSSLAGDDLRAFRWDKIAMVFQGAMNSLNPVLRISEQLEDVFITHRPELSKAERRIRCGELLELVGVDRNRLRAYPHELSGGMRQRVMIAMALALDPQVLIMDEPTTALDVVVQREILREITRLRSELGFAVIFITHDLPLLLEISDRIAVMRAGLIVELDDALTLYSKPKHPYTKRLLSSFPSLTGERGGFVRTGELTDDIALDETDQTVEAG, via the coding sequence ATGAGTGTCTTGAGTATCGAGAACCTGAGTATCGACTACCGCGCCGAGACGACCGTGCACGCCGTACGCGAGGTCTCACTCACGCTGGAACGCGGCGAGATCCTCGGGCTCGCGGGTGAGAGCGGCTGCGGGAAGTCGACGCTGGCGTACGCGATCACCCGCCTGCTCAAGCCGCCGGCGACGATCACCGGCGGGCGGGTCGTGTTCTCGTCCCGCGAGGGGTACGACATCGACCTGTCGAGCCTGGCCGGCGACGACCTGCGCGCGTTCCGGTGGGACAAGATCGCGATGGTCTTCCAGGGCGCGATGAACTCACTCAATCCGGTACTGCGGATCTCCGAACAGCTCGAAGACGTGTTCATCACGCATCGGCCCGAGCTGAGCAAGGCAGAGCGGCGCATCCGCTGCGGTGAGCTGCTCGAACTGGTCGGCGTCGACCGGAACCGGCTTCGCGCCTATCCGCACGAGCTGTCCGGCGGGATGCGGCAGCGCGTGATGATCGCGATGGCGCTGGCGCTCGATCCGCAGGTGCTGATCATGGACGAGCCGACCACCGCGCTCGACGTGGTCGTGCAGCGGGAGATCCTCCGGGAGATCACGCGGCTGCGGTCGGAGCTGGGGTTCGCGGTCATCTTCATCACCCACGATCTGCCGCTGCTGCTCGAGATCAGCGACCGGATCGCGGTGATGCGGGCCGGGCTGATCGTCGAACTGGACGATGCACTGACGCTCTACTCGAAGCCCAAACACCCGTACACGAAGCGATTGCTGTCGTCGTTCCCCAGCCTGACCGGTGAGCGCGGCGGCTTCGTACGGACCGGCGAGCTGACCGATGACATCGCGTTGGACGAGACAGATCAGACCGTGGAGGCCGGATGA
- a CDS encoding ABC transporter ATP-binding protein has product MSVLEMRDVVKEYRLRNGLRTTRLRAVDKVSFELTPGRTIALVGQSGSGKSTIAKLLMQLERPTSGSILVDGEPMRYHGAPAAAYRKAVQMVFQDPFASLNPYHSISHHLERPVKLHHPDFTREQVGERVLELLRRVRLDEDFAHRKPHELSGGQRQRVAIARALAPEPAILVADEPVSMLDVSIRLGVLNLLATLQREENLGVLYITHDLATARHFSDEIMVLYDGVVVERGPADDVILNPQHEYTQLLAEAAPAPERRLAELRP; this is encoded by the coding sequence ATGAGCGTGCTGGAGATGCGCGATGTGGTCAAGGAGTACCGGCTGCGCAACGGTCTGCGGACGACGCGGCTGCGCGCCGTCGACAAGGTGAGCTTCGAGCTGACGCCGGGCCGGACGATCGCGCTGGTCGGACAGTCCGGTTCGGGCAAGTCGACGATCGCCAAGTTGCTGATGCAGCTCGAACGGCCGACCTCCGGATCGATCCTGGTGGACGGCGAGCCGATGCGGTACCACGGTGCGCCTGCCGCGGCGTACCGGAAAGCCGTGCAGATGGTGTTCCAGGACCCGTTCGCGTCGCTGAACCCGTACCACTCGATCAGCCATCACCTGGAGCGGCCCGTGAAGCTCCACCACCCGGACTTCACCCGCGAGCAGGTCGGCGAGCGGGTGCTCGAACTGCTCCGCCGGGTCCGGCTGGACGAGGACTTCGCGCACCGGAAGCCGCACGAGTTGTCCGGCGGTCAGCGGCAACGCGTCGCGATCGCCCGGGCGCTCGCCCCCGAACCGGCGATCCTCGTCGCGGACGAGCCGGTGTCGATGCTCGACGTGTCGATCCGGCTCGGCGTCCTCAACCTGCTCGCGACCCTGCAGCGCGAGGAGAACCTCGGGGTCCTCTACATCACCCACGATCTCGCGACCGCCCGCCACTTCAGCGACGAGATCATGGTGCTGTACGACGGTGTTGTGGTCGAACGCGGTCCGGCGGACGACGTGATCCTGAACCCGCAGCACGAGTACACCCAGCTCCTCGCCGAAGCCGCCCCGGCACCGGAACGCCGCCTGGCCGAACTACGCCCGTAA
- a CDS encoding dihydrofolate reductase family protein, producing the protein MSTALPDTEPQTAAGKVLWHFTMSLDGFVAGPKHSMDWMDGITNLRPNLAQEYIATTGAILGGRDGFDAFPDADSTYDGTWQGTVFILTHHPEDAPPTPNTTFLNCDVAEAARIGLEAAGGKNLEVLSASIGRQLLEVGLIDEIDLHIAPVLLGDGIRLFDNPGGSPIDLQLLNGESSRAEINVRYRPVP; encoded by the coding sequence ATGAGCACCGCACTCCCGGACACCGAACCGCAGACCGCCGCAGGCAAGGTCCTGTGGCACTTCACGATGTCGCTCGACGGATTCGTCGCCGGTCCGAAGCACAGCATGGACTGGATGGACGGCATCACGAACTTGCGTCCCAACCTCGCCCAGGAGTACATCGCAACCACCGGTGCCATCCTGGGCGGCCGGGACGGTTTCGACGCCTTCCCCGACGCCGACTCCACCTACGACGGCACGTGGCAAGGAACGGTGTTCATCCTCACCCACCATCCCGAGGACGCCCCGCCGACACCCAACACGACGTTCCTCAACTGCGACGTGGCCGAAGCGGCCCGCATCGGCCTCGAAGCTGCCGGCGGCAAGAACCTGGAGGTTCTCTCGGCCTCGATCGGCCGGCAGCTCCTCGAAGTCGGACTGATCGACGAGATCGACCTGCACATCGCGCCGGTGCTGCTAGGGGACGGAATCCGCCTGTTCGACAACCCCGGCGGCTCGCCCATCGACCTGCAACTTCTCAACGGCGAAAGCTCAAGGGCCGAGATCAACGTCCGCTACCGCCCGGTCCCGTAA
- the glmM gene encoding phosphoglucosamine mutase: MGRLFGTDGVRGLANVDLTAELALDLSVAAAHVLGEAGAFEGHRPRAVVGRDPRASGEFLEAAVVAGLASAGVDVVRLGVLPTPAVAHLTGSTGSDLGVMLSASHNPMPDNGIKFLARGGIKLDDVIEDAIEARMNEEWQRPTGAAVGRVIDDGQGFETYVSHLVRSSPNRFDGLKVVIDCANGAASQTAPEALRRLGAEVITVAAAPDGLNINLNCGSTHIDGLQREVVGHRADVGIALDGDADRCLAVDANGELVDGDQILAILALAMRDSGRLSNDTVVATVMSNLGFVQAMVRERIAVEQTKVGDRYVLEAMKAGGHKLGGEQSGHVILSDHATTGDGTLTAVMLLARVAQTGKSLADLAGAMTRLPQVLVNVKNVDKSRAGTDPAVQSAVAEATKRLGDTGRVLLRPSGTEPLVRVMVEAESSDTADEIAHALADVVASSLKL; encoded by the coding sequence ATGGGGCGTTTGTTCGGCACGGACGGAGTCCGTGGCCTGGCGAACGTGGACCTGACCGCGGAGCTGGCGCTCGACCTTTCGGTCGCGGCAGCTCACGTACTCGGCGAGGCCGGTGCCTTCGAAGGGCACCGGCCACGCGCCGTTGTGGGCCGGGATCCGCGTGCCAGTGGTGAGTTCCTGGAAGCCGCCGTGGTGGCCGGTCTGGCCAGCGCCGGCGTCGACGTGGTCCGGCTCGGTGTCCTGCCGACCCCGGCCGTGGCGCACCTGACCGGTTCGACCGGCTCCGATCTCGGCGTGATGCTGTCCGCCAGCCACAACCCGATGCCGGACAACGGCATCAAGTTCCTGGCTCGTGGCGGGATCAAGCTCGACGACGTGATCGAGGACGCCATCGAGGCCCGGATGAACGAGGAGTGGCAGCGTCCGACCGGTGCCGCCGTGGGCCGCGTCATCGACGACGGGCAGGGTTTCGAGACGTATGTCTCGCACCTGGTCCGCTCGTCACCGAACCGGTTCGACGGTCTCAAGGTCGTGATCGACTGCGCGAACGGCGCCGCCTCGCAGACCGCGCCGGAGGCACTGCGCCGGCTCGGCGCCGAGGTGATCACGGTCGCCGCCGCCCCGGACGGGCTGAACATCAACCTGAACTGCGGGTCCACGCATATCGACGGCCTGCAGCGCGAGGTCGTCGGGCACCGCGCCGACGTCGGGATCGCTCTCGACGGTGACGCGGACCGCTGCCTGGCGGTGGACGCGAACGGCGAACTCGTCGACGGCGACCAGATCCTCGCGATCCTGGCGCTGGCGATGCGGGACAGCGGCCGCCTGTCGAACGACACCGTGGTCGCGACCGTGATGAGCAACCTGGGCTTCGTGCAGGCGATGGTCCGGGAGCGGATCGCGGTCGAGCAGACCAAGGTCGGCGACCGGTACGTGCTCGAGGCGATGAAGGCCGGCGGCCACAAGCTCGGCGGTGAGCAGTCCGGGCACGTGATCCTGTCCGACCACGCGACCACCGGCGACGGCACGCTGACCGCGGTCATGCTGCTCGCCCGGGTCGCCCAGACGGGCAAGAGCCTGGCCGATCTGGCCGGTGCGATGACCCGCCTCCCGCAGGTCCTGGTCAACGTGAAGAACGTGGACAAGTCCCGCGCGGGCACCGATCCCGCGGTGCAGTCCGCGGTTGCCGAGGCCACCAAGCGCCTGGGTGACACCGGTCGGGTCCTGCTCCGCCCGTCGGGCACGGAGCCACTCGTCCGGGTGATGGTCGAAGCCGAGTCCTCGGACACGGCCGACGAGATCGCGCACGCCCTCGCAGACGTGGTCGCTTCCTCGCTGAAGCTCTGA
- the rpsI gene encoding 30S ribosomal protein S9 — MSDITTETEELETEVPIDTEGPVAYTSETNPAPEQRAETGRVAVINPAGATGRRKEAIARVRIVPGTGKWKVNGKDLDVYFPNKVHQQHVNEPFVVAGLEGSYDVIARINGGGITGQAGALQLGVARCLNDADREANRKGLKSAGLLSRDSRIKERKKAGLKKARKAPQYSKR; from the coding sequence GTGAGCGACATCACCACCGAGACCGAAGAGCTCGAGACCGAGGTGCCCATCGACACCGAGGGCCCGGTCGCCTACACCTCCGAGACGAACCCGGCTCCGGAGCAGCGCGCCGAGACGGGTCGGGTCGCGGTCATCAACCCGGCCGGCGCCACTGGTCGCCGCAAGGAGGCGATCGCCCGTGTGCGGATCGTCCCGGGGACCGGCAAGTGGAAGGTGAACGGGAAGGACCTCGACGTCTACTTCCCGAACAAGGTCCACCAGCAGCACGTGAACGAGCCGTTCGTCGTCGCGGGCCTCGAGGGCTCGTACGACGTGATCGCCCGGATCAACGGCGGCGGCATCACCGGCCAGGCCGGTGCGCTGCAGCTCGGCGTGGCTCGCTGCCTGAACGACGCCGACCGTGAGGCCAACCGCAAGGGCCTGAAGTCGGCCGGTCTGCTCAGCCGCGACTCGCGGATCAAGGAGCGGAAGAAGGCCGGGCTCAAGAAGGCCCGTAAGGCGCCTCAGTACAGCAAGCGCTGA
- the rplM gene encoding 50S ribosomal protein L13 codes for MRTYSPKPADVTREWLVIDATDVTLGRLAVQIATLLRGKHKPTFAPHVDGGDFVVVVNASKVALSGTKRTDKLAYRHSGHPGGLTATPIGEILDKDPRKAVEKAVWGMLPKNRLSRKLLTKLKVYAGPEHPHTAQQPKPFEITQIAQ; via the coding sequence GTGCGCACGTACAGCCCGAAGCCTGCTGACGTCACTCGTGAGTGGCTCGTGATCGACGCCACCGACGTCACGCTCGGTCGGCTCGCCGTCCAGATCGCCACCCTGCTGCGCGGCAAGCACAAGCCGACGTTCGCTCCGCACGTGGACGGCGGCGACTTCGTCGTGGTCGTCAACGCTTCCAAGGTGGCCCTGTCCGGCACCAAGCGGACCGACAAGCTGGCGTACCGTCACTCGGGTCACCCGGGTGGTCTGACGGCGACGCCGATCGGCGAGATCCTCGACAAGGACCCGCGCAAGGCCGTCGAGAAGGCCGTCTGGGGCATGCTCCCGAAGAACCGCCTGAGCCGGAAGCTGCTGACCAAGCTGAAGGTGTACGCCGGTCCGGAGCACCCGCACACGGCGCAGCAGCCGAAGCCGTTCGAGATCACCCAGATCGCCCAGTAA
- a CDS encoding citrate synthase yields the protein MTEQSLTVRDNRTGKDFDLAITDGTIRAADLKQISASDGDGGLATYDPGFVNTASCRSSVTFIDGDKGILEYRGYPIEQLAEQSNYLEVAYLLVNGKLPNKAEYEAWAHDVTYHTFVHENLKTFMQGFRYDAHPMGMLLASVGALSTFYPESRNIFDEESRALQIRRLIAKMPTLGAFAFRHAQGKPYVYPDNELSYTANFLSMLFKMSEPKYAADDRLVRALEILFILHADHEQNASTNAVRAIGSTQVDPYTAVAGGIGALYGPLHGGANEAVLKMLRRIGSIDNVPSFIEGVKNGEERLMGFGHRVYKNYDPRAKIIKKAADDVFEVTGINPLLKIAVELEKIALEDEYFVSRKLYPNVDFYSGLIYEALQFPPDMFTVLFAIPRTSGWLAQWLEMLGDGDQKIARPKQIYTGARGVQYVPMGDR from the coding sequence GTGACCGAACAGTCGCTCACCGTCCGGGACAACCGGACCGGCAAGGACTTCGACCTTGCCATCACCGATGGCACCATCCGTGCCGCAGACCTGAAGCAGATCAGCGCATCCGACGGCGACGGTGGCCTGGCCACCTACGACCCCGGCTTCGTCAACACCGCGTCCTGCCGTTCCTCCGTCACCTTCATCGACGGCGACAAGGGCATCCTGGAGTACCGCGGGTACCCGATCGAGCAGCTCGCCGAGCAGTCGAACTACCTCGAGGTGGCCTACCTCCTGGTGAACGGCAAGCTGCCGAACAAGGCGGAGTACGAGGCCTGGGCGCACGACGTGACGTATCACACGTTCGTGCACGAGAACCTGAAGACCTTCATGCAGGGCTTCCGGTACGACGCGCACCCGATGGGCATGCTGCTGGCCTCGGTCGGCGCGCTGTCCACGTTCTACCCCGAGTCGCGCAACATCTTCGACGAGGAGTCCCGGGCGCTGCAGATCCGGCGGCTGATCGCGAAGATGCCGACGCTCGGCGCGTTCGCGTTCCGGCACGCCCAGGGCAAGCCGTACGTGTACCCGGACAACGAGCTCAGCTACACGGCGAACTTCCTGTCGATGCTGTTCAAGATGAGCGAGCCGAAGTACGCCGCCGACGACCGCCTGGTGCGCGCGCTGGAGATCCTGTTCATCCTGCACGCCGACCACGAGCAGAACGCCTCCACGAACGCGGTCCGCGCGATCGGCTCGACCCAGGTCGACCCGTACACCGCGGTGGCCGGCGGGATCGGCGCGCTCTACGGCCCGCTGCACGGCGGCGCCAACGAAGCGGTGCTGAAGATGCTCCGCCGGATCGGCTCGATCGACAACGTGCCGTCGTTCATCGAGGGCGTCAAGAACGGCGAAGAACGGCTGATGGGCTTCGGCCACCGGGTCTACAAGAACTACGACCCGCGGGCCAAGATCATCAAGAAGGCCGCCGACGACGTCTTCGAGGTCACCGGCATCAACCCGCTGCTGAAGATCGCCGTCGAGCTGGAGAAGATCGCGCTGGAGGACGAGTACTTCGTCTCCCGCAAGCTCTACCCGAACGTCGACTTCTACTCCGGCCTGATCTACGAGGCGCTGCAGTTCCCGCCGGACATGTTCACCGTGCTGTTCGCGATCCCGCGGACCTCCGGCTGGCTGGCCCAGTGGCTGGAGATGCTCGGCGACGGCGACCAGAAGATCGCCCGCCCGAAGCAGATCTACACCGGCGCGCGAGGCGTCCAGTACGTCCCGATGGGCGACCGCTAA
- a CDS encoding nuclear transport factor 2 family protein: MTPEEVFLKLVHGVADRDFAVLPELYAEQTDVRHPMNPYGDHPLLSRAALREHFGGVGPRVTEVVRFQPDNLRVHQTTDPEVIVAEFEYAGTIVATGEPFRVPAIFVLRVRDGLIVESRDYIDHLAMIRARGQVDELVAHLREPAEAPAAS; the protein is encoded by the coding sequence ATGACTCCTGAAGAGGTCTTCCTGAAGCTCGTGCACGGCGTCGCCGACCGCGACTTCGCCGTCCTGCCGGAGCTGTACGCCGAGCAGACCGACGTCCGGCACCCGATGAACCCGTACGGCGACCATCCGCTGCTCAGCCGCGCCGCGCTCCGCGAGCACTTCGGCGGGGTCGGCCCGCGGGTCACCGAGGTGGTGCGCTTCCAGCCGGACAACCTTCGGGTGCACCAGACCACCGACCCCGAGGTGATCGTGGCCGAGTTCGAGTACGCCGGGACGATCGTGGCCACCGGCGAGCCGTTCCGGGTGCCGGCGATCTTCGTACTCCGGGTGCGGGACGGGCTGATCGTGGAGTCCCGGGACTACATCGACCACCTCGCGATGATCCGCGCCCGCGGCCAGGTCGACGAACTCGTCGCCCACCTCCGGGAACCGGCCGAGGCACCGGCCGCGTCCTAA
- a CDS encoding TetR/AcrR family transcriptional regulator: MRADARDNRARIMTAADDVFGRSPGASTDDVARMAGVGIATVFRHFATKTELLEAVLTLRLERIRDRALELAGSDDPGTAFFEFFTQVVSESESKLAIAEALTAAGAAAGEEAREAGRGMREAFSGLLTAAQKAGAVRTDAEMPEVYALLIGASRGATAAKLDPETRDRMLALIYDGLKPRG; encoded by the coding sequence GTGCGAGCAGACGCACGGGACAATCGGGCCAGGATCATGACGGCCGCGGACGACGTCTTCGGGCGGTCGCCGGGAGCGTCGACCGACGATGTGGCGAGGATGGCCGGGGTCGGGATCGCGACCGTGTTCCGGCACTTCGCGACCAAGACCGAGCTGCTCGAGGCGGTGCTGACGCTGCGCCTGGAGCGGATCCGGGACCGGGCCCTGGAGCTGGCCGGCAGCGACGATCCGGGTACGGCGTTCTTCGAGTTCTTCACGCAGGTCGTGTCGGAGTCCGAGTCGAAGCTCGCGATCGCCGAAGCGCTGACCGCGGCGGGGGCAGCGGCCGGTGAGGAGGCGCGGGAGGCCGGGCGCGGGATGCGGGAGGCGTTCAGCGGGTTGCTGACCGCGGCCCAGAAGGCCGGCGCGGTCCGGACCGACGCGGAGATGCCCGAGGTCTACGCGCTGCTGATCGGCGCGTCCCGCGGCGCGACCGCGGCGAAGCTCGACCCGGAGACCCGCGACCGGATGCTCGCCCTGATCTACGACGGCCTGAAACCTCGCGGGTGA
- a CDS encoding ABC-F family ATP-binding cassette domain-containing protein, which yields MGHVDVAGVGFELPDGRVLLDDVTFRVGDGAKVALVGANGSGKTTLTRIIAGDLKPHSGSIARSGGLGVMRQFVGSVRDSSTVRDLLLAVAPEAIQQASAKLDKAEQKMMDADDEKTQLRYAQAVADWGEVGGYDAEVLWDVCTTSALGVPFDRCRWREVKTLSGGEQKRLVLEALLRGPDEVLMLDEPDNYLDVPGKRWLEEQLRTSDKTVLYISHDRELLANTATRIVTVELGAAGNNAWTHSGGFATYHEARRHRFERFEELRKRWDEQHAKLRALMLMYKQKAAYNSGMASRYQAAQTRLRKFEEAGPPQALPREQKVSMRLTGGRTGKRAVVCTALELTGLMKPFDLEVWYGERVAVLGSNGSGKSHFLRLLANGGSDPDVEHEPVGDVQIPSVAHTGSAKLGARVRPGWFAQTHEHPELVGRTLLEILHRGDDHRDGMGRELASRKLDRYELAHAAEQTFDSLSGGQQARFQILLLELSGATLLLLDEPTDNLDVESAEALEEGLDSFDGTVLAVTHDRWFARGFDRYLVFGADGSVYEPDEPVWDEGRVQRAR from the coding sequence ATGGGTCACGTGGATGTCGCCGGTGTGGGGTTCGAGCTGCCGGACGGGCGGGTGTTGCTGGACGACGTCACGTTCCGGGTCGGGGACGGCGCGAAGGTGGCGCTGGTCGGGGCGAACGGTTCGGGCAAGACCACCCTCACCAGGATCATCGCCGGCGACCTGAAGCCGCACAGTGGCAGCATCGCCCGGTCCGGTGGGCTGGGCGTGATGCGGCAGTTCGTCGGCTCGGTGCGCGACTCGTCGACCGTGCGCGACCTGCTGCTCGCTGTGGCGCCCGAGGCGATCCAGCAGGCCTCGGCCAAGCTGGACAAGGCCGAGCAGAAGATGATGGACGCGGACGACGAGAAGACCCAGCTCCGGTACGCGCAGGCCGTGGCGGACTGGGGCGAGGTCGGTGGGTACGACGCGGAGGTCCTCTGGGACGTCTGTACGACGTCCGCACTCGGCGTACCGTTCGACCGCTGTCGCTGGCGTGAGGTGAAGACGCTGTCCGGCGGTGAGCAGAAGCGACTGGTGCTTGAGGCGTTGCTGCGCGGGCCGGACGAAGTACTGATGCTTGACGAGCCCGACAACTACCTCGACGTACCAGGGAAGCGGTGGCTGGAAGAGCAGCTGCGTACCTCCGACAAGACCGTGCTGTACATCAGCCACGACCGGGAGCTGCTGGCCAACACCGCTACCCGGATCGTCACCGTAGAGCTCGGTGCAGCCGGCAACAACGCGTGGACGCACAGCGGCGGGTTCGCGACGTACCACGAGGCCCGACGGCACCGGTTCGAGCGTTTCGAGGAGCTGCGCAAGCGCTGGGACGAGCAGCACGCCAAGCTGCGTGCACTGATGCTCATGTACAAGCAGAAGGCGGCGTACAACTCCGGCATGGCGTCGCGCTACCAGGCGGCGCAGACGAGGCTGCGCAAGTTCGAGGAGGCTGGTCCGCCGCAGGCCCTGCCGCGCGAGCAGAAGGTCAGCATGCGCCTGACCGGCGGCCGCACCGGCAAGCGGGCCGTGGTGTGCACCGCACTCGAGCTGACCGGGCTGATGAAGCCCTTCGACCTCGAGGTCTGGTACGGCGAACGTGTCGCCGTACTGGGGTCCAACGGGTCCGGGAAGTCGCACTTCCTGCGGCTGCTCGCCAACGGTGGTTCGGATCCGGATGTGGAGCACGAGCCCGTTGGCGACGTACAGATCCCGTCTGTGGCGCACACCGGCAGCGCCAAGCTCGGTGCGCGCGTGCGGCCGGGCTGGTTCGCGCAGACCCACGAGCACCCGGAGCTGGTCGGTAGGACGTTGCTGGAGATCCTGCACCGCGGTGACGACCACCGGGACGGGATGGGTCGCGAGCTGGCGTCGCGGAAGCTGGACCGGTACGAGCTGGCGCACGCGGCCGAGCAGACCTTCGACAGCCTGTCAGGAGGCCAGCAGGCCCGTTTCCAGATCCTCCTCCTGGAGCTGTCCGGTGCGACCCTGCTGCTCCTCGACGAGCCCACCGACAACCTGGACGTCGAGTCGGCCGAGGCACTGGAGGAAGGCCTCGACTCGTTCGACGGCACCGTCCTCGCGGTGACCCACGACCGCTGGTTCGCGCGGGGCTTCGACCGCTACCTGGTCTTCGGCGCTGACGGCTCGGTCTACGAACCCGACGAGCCGGTCTGGGACGAAGGCCGCGTACAAAGGGCTCGCTGA
- a CDS encoding SigE family RNA polymerase sigma factor: MAAAEVRTGPLDFEVWVTEKADALLRFAYVLTGDATLAEDAVQDALTTACARWGRVSRADDPEAYVKRMVVNAHISWWRRFRRREAPVDDPVRTARAVSDGTAARAEADAIWDLCATLPDKQRAAVVLRFYEELSYAEIAQLLHCAEATARSHVHRALAALKTTLSTEGAEDA; the protein is encoded by the coding sequence TTGGCGGCAGCTGAGGTTCGGACGGGGCCGCTCGACTTCGAGGTGTGGGTCACCGAGAAGGCGGATGCCCTGCTGCGGTTCGCGTATGTCCTCACGGGCGACGCGACCCTGGCCGAGGACGCCGTACAGGACGCTCTGACGACAGCGTGTGCGCGCTGGGGCCGGGTGAGTCGTGCAGACGACCCCGAGGCGTACGTGAAGCGGATGGTGGTGAACGCGCACATCTCCTGGTGGCGGCGGTTCCGCCGACGGGAGGCGCCGGTCGACGACCCGGTGCGCACCGCGCGTGCCGTTTCGGACGGTACGGCGGCCCGCGCGGAGGCGGATGCCATCTGGGACCTGTGCGCGACGCTCCCGGACAAGCAGCGAGCAGCCGTCGTACTGCGGTTCTACGAGGAGCTCTCGTACGCCGAGATCGCCCAACTGCTGCACTGCGCGGAGGCGACGGCGCGGTCGCACGTACATCGAGCACTGGCAGCGTTGAAGACCACACTGAGCACGGAAGGAGCCGAGGATGCCTGA
- a CDS encoding class I SAM-dependent methyltransferase, translating to MADHYFSAEPGSPDVRRTVEGRIWGREYTFTTATGVFSRDRLDIGTAVLLREVEPPRTAGTFLDLGTGYGPIACALAVEVPEATVWAVDVNTRALELTAENAKAAGVANRVRAVLPDDVPEDVRFDEIWSNPAIHIGKPELHKMLLRWLERLAPGGVGWFVVGKNLGGDSLQRWMTDQGYPCERVGSAKGFRVLRATNAGPAPS from the coding sequence GTGGCTGACCACTACTTCTCGGCGGAGCCTGGCTCTCCGGACGTACGGCGTACCGTCGAGGGCCGGATCTGGGGACGGGAGTACACGTTCACCACCGCGACCGGGGTGTTCTCGCGGGACCGGCTGGACATCGGTACGGCGGTGTTGCTGCGGGAGGTGGAGCCGCCGCGCACGGCCGGGACGTTCCTCGACCTGGGGACCGGCTACGGACCGATCGCTTGTGCGCTGGCTGTTGAGGTGCCGGAGGCAACGGTGTGGGCAGTCGACGTGAACACGCGCGCGCTCGAGCTGACCGCGGAGAACGCCAAGGCGGCGGGGGTCGCGAACCGGGTGCGGGCGGTGCTGCCGGACGACGTACCTGAGGATGTGCGGTTCGACGAGATCTGGTCGAACCCGGCGATCCACATCGGCAAACCCGAGCTCCACAAGATGCTGCTGCGCTGGCTGGAACGCCTTGCACCCGGCGGCGTGGGATGGTTCGTCGTTGGCAAGAACCTGGGCGGCGACTCCCTACAGCGCTGGATGACGGACCAGGGCTACCCGTGCGAGCGGGTCGGTAGCGCGAAAGGCTTCCGGGTACTGCGTGCAACGAATGCAGGTCCGGCACCGTCCTGA
- the truA gene encoding tRNA pseudouridine(38-40) synthase TruA yields MRWRIDLRYDGAAFHGWARQESLRTVQGELEEAVRVVLRLPEPVSVTCAGRTDTGVHARGQVTHVDVEGAVDPLRLLRGLNGVLSEDVAVTAVTAAPEGFDARFSALARRYVYRLCDDPVGWDPLTRGHVLRVGRPMDVDRMNAAATGLLGEHDFAAFCKKREGASTVRALLEFSWQRTGVGQLEGTVIADAFCHSMVRALVGSMIPVGDGRRDVEWPAAVLAGKVRDSAVSVLPAHGLTLEEVRYPADNELAARALQARQVRGEVHQRG; encoded by the coding sequence GTGCGTTGGCGGATTGACCTGAGGTACGACGGAGCGGCCTTTCACGGGTGGGCTCGTCAGGAGAGTCTCCGTACCGTGCAGGGGGAGCTCGAAGAGGCGGTCCGCGTCGTACTGCGGCTGCCGGAGCCGGTGAGCGTGACCTGTGCCGGCCGGACGGACACCGGTGTCCACGCCCGGGGGCAGGTCACCCACGTCGACGTCGAAGGCGCTGTGGACCCGCTGAGGCTCTTGAGAGGGCTGAACGGCGTCCTGTCCGAGGATGTAGCTGTCACGGCCGTCACGGCGGCTCCTGAGGGCTTTGACGCCAGGTTCTCCGCCCTGGCCCGCCGGTACGTGTACCGGCTGTGCGATGACCCGGTCGGCTGGGACCCGCTCACCCGGGGACATGTCCTGCGGGTGGGGCGGCCGATGGATGTGGATCGTATGAACGCTGCCGCGACCGGTCTGCTCGGAGAGCACGACTTCGCGGCGTTCTGCAAGAAGCGGGAAGGCGCGAGCACGGTGCGGGCGCTGCTGGAGTTCTCGTGGCAGCGGACCGGCGTAGGACAGTTGGAGGGCACTGTGATCGCAGATGCCTTCTGTCACTCGATGGTGCGGGCACTGGTGGGGTCGATGATCCCTGTGGGCGACGGACGTCGGGACGTCGAGTGGCCGGCCGCAGTACTGGCTGGAAAGGTGCGGGACTCGGCTGTGTCGGTCCTGCCTGCGCACGGGCTGACACTGGAAGAAGTGCGCTACCCGGCGGACAACGAGCTGGCCGCTCGGGCGTTGCAGGCCCGTCAGGTCAGGGGAGAGGTGCACCAGCGTGGCTGA